In Methanothermococcus thermolithotrophicus DSM 2095, one DNA window encodes the following:
- the hmdB gene encoding 5,10-methenyltetrahydromethanopterin hydrogenase cofactor biosynthesis protein HmdB, translating into MIFTKIKDNFQDLKDGKIDAKDGLITKEQALELFKMKNYGDYLKLFSIASEVRNFFKDEIEITSTIHITNICEVTPKCAYCGFAAGTSSEGYVKPFKLTDEEIKKSAIAIEKSGIKRVSCSSAHGYEGKEVLRALKIVKENTDLEVLVNAGADLTEECIKEMKKYNIDTICCNLETTNEELFNKVKPGEKLKDRIKVCRMVKKHDIELSSGLLIGMGESYEDRVNHLLFLKELGVGEIPIMGFNPYKDTPMENHPRCSALEQAKTIAIVRLMFPDIRITSPSPTIGAELVQFALMGGASNIATVIPDNHPMNIKGVGNPKTGNLNDVLKLIREMGLTPKIRN; encoded by the coding sequence CAAAGACGGACTAATAACTAAGGAACAGGCATTAGAACTTTTTAAAATGAAAAATTACGGAGATTATTTAAAATTATTTTCAATTGCTTCTGAAGTTAGAAATTTTTTTAAGGACGAAATAGAAATTACATCAACAATACACATTACAAACATCTGTGAAGTGACCCCCAAATGTGCCTATTGCGGTTTTGCAGCAGGGACTTCTTCAGAAGGTTATGTTAAACCATTCAAACTAACTGATGAAGAAATAAAAAAATCTGCAATAGCCATTGAAAAATCAGGAATTAAAAGGGTAAGTTGTTCATCTGCCCATGGTTATGAGGGAAAAGAGGTTTTAAGGGCTTTAAAAATAGTTAAAGAAAATACGGATTTAGAAGTTTTAGTTAATGCTGGAGCAGATTTAACTGAAGAATGCATAAAGGAAATGAAAAAATACAACATAGATACAATTTGCTGCAACTTAGAAACTACAAATGAAGAATTATTCAACAAGGTAAAACCCGGGGAAAAACTGAAAGATAGAATAAAAGTCTGTAGAATGGTAAAAAAACATGATATAGAGTTATCTTCTGGTCTTTTAATTGGAATGGGGGAAAGCTACGAGGACAGAGTAAACCATCTTTTATTTTTAAAAGAGTTAGGAGTAGGCGAAATTCCAATAATGGGGTTCAACCCATACAAAGATACGCCAATGGAAAATCATCCAAGGTGTTCAGCATTAGAACAGGCTAAAACTATAGCCATTGTAAGATTGATGTTCCCAGACATAAGAATAACATCTCCATCTCCAACGATAGGGGCGGAATTGGTGCAATTTGCATTAATGGGAGGTGCAAGTAATATAGCTACAGTAATACCTGACAACCATCCCATGAATATTAAAGGGGTGGGAAATCCAAAAACCGGAAATTTAAATGATGTACTCAAATTAATTAGAGAGATGGGTTTAACGCCAAAAATAAGAAATTAA